The Corynebacterium glaucum genome includes a region encoding these proteins:
- a CDS encoding ATP-binding cassette domain-containing protein, which translates to MNPTPNAVVHTRELTRSFGKKPVLNGIDLNFGPGIHGLLGRNGVGKSTLLSIIGGQLKPSGGQVEVFGETPFDNARVMDRTALPGVDTSYPTWSVANVFKGAALRYPHWNQAIADTLIADFSLDGALSTPFGGLSRGQRAMVAIIVGLASGTELLLLDEPYVGLDLHNTDVFYRHLLEQADSARTIIMATHHIEDAAKVLDTAAILGRDGQIAAHVSATDTDEYVLVASASEGSVFSRELMTYADAEKLRSSSRVTAAGFDDLIEHYLEVS; encoded by the coding sequence GTGAACCCCACTCCAAACGCCGTCGTTCACACGCGCGAGCTCACGCGCAGCTTCGGCAAGAAACCAGTACTCAACGGCATTGATCTCAACTTCGGTCCCGGCATCCACGGTCTGCTCGGCCGCAACGGCGTCGGGAAATCGACGCTGCTCTCCATCATCGGCGGCCAACTCAAACCCTCCGGCGGTCAGGTCGAGGTTTTCGGCGAAACCCCATTCGACAACGCGCGGGTGATGGACCGCACCGCGCTTCCGGGCGTCGACACTTCGTACCCCACATGGTCGGTGGCCAACGTGTTCAAGGGCGCGGCGCTGCGCTACCCGCATTGGAACCAAGCAATTGCAGACACCCTCATCGCCGACTTCTCCCTCGACGGCGCACTGAGCACCCCATTCGGCGGACTCTCCCGCGGGCAGCGTGCGATGGTGGCCATCATCGTCGGCTTGGCTTCGGGCACGGAGCTTTTGCTTCTCGACGAACCCTATGTCGGCCTAGACCTGCACAACACCGACGTCTTTTACCGGCACCTGTTGGAACAGGCGGATTCGGCGCGGACGATCATCATGGCCACCCACCACATCGAGGACGCCGCAAAGGTGCTCGACACCGCTGCCATCCTTGGCCGCGACGGACAGATCGCCGCGCACGTGAGCGCAACCGACACCGATGAGTATGTCCTGGTCGCCAGCGCAAGCGAAGGTTCGGTGTTCTCTCGCGAGCTGATGACCTATGCGGATGCCGAGAAACTCCGCTCGAGCTCCCGCGTCACCGCCGCTGGGTTCGACGACCTCATCGAGCACTACCTGGAGGTGTCCTAG
- a CDS encoding heavy-metal-associated domain-containing protein: MATQTYNVEGMTCGHCELSVQEEISEIAGVTGVKADHASGNVEVTGEGYTDEQIAAAVEEAGYKLA; this comes from the coding sequence ATGGCTACCCAGACCTACAACGTTGAAGGCATGACCTGTGGCCACTGCGAGCTGAGTGTTCAGGAGGAGATCTCCGAGATCGCTGGCGTGACCGGCGTCAAGGCTGACCACGCTTCCGGCAACGTCGAGGTGACAGGCGAGGGCTACACCGACGAGCAGATCGCTGCAGCCGTCGAAGAGGCTGGCTACAAGCTCGCGTAG
- the dnaB gene encoding replicative DNA helicase has translation MSADESFDDYVLPPEPAELSFGDRPESGGSTRFERGGRSNFNRGRDDLSEYRTPPHDERAERSVLGAMLLNQDVVVDIVDRLHAEDFYFPAHQLIFRAIVDLYSDASEIDVLIVSGRLDRLNQLERVGGAPYLHTLISEVPTAANAQYYAQIVEEKSILRQLVNAGTHVAQLGYEGEDGMEVEALVDMAQQEVFGITKNDRGQDYQSLSDLLKPTIDELTQIAAGGALDQGVPTGFIDLDNLTNGLHAGQMVIIAARPGVGKSTLALDFMRSCSIHNNKTSVIFSLEMSASEIIMRLLSAETEIKLSAMRSGQMEERDWEKLTQRLTDIQDAPLFIDDSPNLTMMEIRSKARALKRQHGLDLVVLDYLQLMSSGKKVESRQQEVSEFSRHLKLLAKELEVPVIAISQLNRGPEARTDKRPQLADLRESGSLEQDADMVFLLYRPDSQDRDDERAGEADIIVAKHRGGPIDTIPVAHQLHYSRFVNMAHG, from the coding sequence ATGAGTGCCGACGAGAGCTTTGACGATTACGTGCTGCCGCCCGAACCGGCGGAGCTGAGCTTCGGTGACCGCCCGGAGAGCGGCGGTTCGACCCGGTTCGAGCGCGGGGGCCGCTCGAACTTCAACCGGGGGCGCGACGACCTGAGTGAGTACCGCACGCCGCCGCACGACGAGCGGGCGGAGCGCAGTGTACTCGGCGCGATGCTGCTCAACCAGGACGTGGTGGTGGACATCGTGGACCGCCTGCACGCGGAGGACTTCTACTTCCCTGCGCATCAGCTGATCTTCCGGGCGATTGTGGATCTGTACTCCGACGCGAGCGAGATCGATGTGCTGATCGTCTCCGGACGCTTGGACCGGCTGAACCAGCTCGAGCGAGTTGGTGGGGCACCGTACCTGCACACGCTGATCTCAGAGGTGCCGACCGCCGCAAACGCGCAATACTACGCGCAGATCGTCGAGGAGAAGTCGATCCTGCGCCAACTGGTCAACGCCGGCACGCACGTGGCACAGCTTGGCTACGAGGGCGAAGACGGTATGGAGGTCGAGGCGCTGGTTGATATGGCGCAGCAGGAAGTCTTCGGGATTACGAAGAACGACCGCGGCCAGGATTACCAGTCCTTGTCCGACCTGTTGAAGCCGACGATTGATGAGCTGACGCAAATTGCCGCCGGCGGCGCACTGGATCAAGGTGTGCCCACGGGCTTTATCGACCTGGACAACCTGACCAACGGCCTGCATGCGGGTCAGATGGTGATTATCGCGGCGCGTCCGGGCGTGGGTAAGTCGACGCTGGCGCTGGACTTCATGCGCTCCTGCTCGATTCACAACAACAAAACGTCGGTGATCTTCTCGCTGGAAATGAGTGCGTCCGAGATCATCATGCGTTTGCTCTCGGCGGAGACGGAGATCAAGCTCTCCGCGATGCGCTCCGGACAGATGGAGGAGCGGGACTGGGAGAAGCTCACCCAGCGCCTCACCGACATTCAGGACGCGCCGCTGTTTATCGACGACTCGCCGAACCTGACCATGATGGAGATCCGCTCCAAAGCGCGGGCGCTGAAACGCCAGCACGGTTTGGATTTGGTGGTGCTGGACTACCTGCAGCTGATGAGCTCCGGCAAAAAGGTGGAGTCGCGCCAGCAGGAGGTCTCGGAATTCTCGCGTCACCTGAAGCTGCTGGCGAAGGAGCTTGAGGTGCCGGTGATCGCGATTTCCCAGCTGAACCGTGGCCCAGAAGCGCGTACGGATAAGCGTCCGCAGCTTGCTGACCTGCGTGAATCAGGATCGCTGGAGCAAGACGCGGACATGGTCTTCCTGCTCTACCGGCCAGATTCGCAAGACCGTGACGACGAACGCGCGGGCGAGGCCGACATCATCGTGGCGAAGCACCGCGGCGGCCCGATTGACACCATTCCGGTGGCGCACCAGCTGCACTACTCGCGCTTTGTGAACATGGCGCACGGGTAG
- a CDS encoding AAA family ATPase, translated as MFVDRVRIDAEVRGYAAGLDVVKHLASSPLTLTSQVTVFTGDNGSGKSTLIEAIAVARGANAESGSRNARFATTKSVSALWEALTITRSENPSDVFFLRGETYLGLSEYYRSMGVNPLSDLVELSHGQGLMRIFRERFGQGALLLLDEPEDGLSVFAQLELMGILWHLADAGSQIIMATHSPVLLGIPDAALLEVSEDGIHPICFEECEAVTAHREFIANPTATANFLVQ; from the coding sequence ATGTTTGTTGATCGGGTGCGCATTGATGCGGAGGTGCGGGGGTACGCTGCGGGGTTAGACGTCGTCAAGCATCTTGCTTCTTCCCCTCTGACCTTGACTTCTCAGGTGACCGTATTCACTGGCGACAATGGCTCCGGCAAGTCCACCCTGATTGAGGCGATCGCTGTGGCGCGGGGCGCGAATGCTGAGAGTGGGTCCCGCAATGCGCGCTTCGCAACGACAAAGTCTGTGTCCGCCCTGTGGGAAGCGCTGACGATCACGCGCAGCGAGAACCCGAGCGACGTGTTCTTCCTGCGGGGTGAGACGTACCTGGGGCTTAGCGAGTACTACCGGTCGATGGGGGTCAATCCGCTTTCTGACCTGGTTGAACTTAGCCACGGGCAGGGGCTCATGCGCATCTTCCGCGAGCGATTCGGGCAGGGGGCACTATTGCTTCTCGACGAGCCCGAGGACGGCCTGTCAGTGTTTGCCCAGCTCGAGCTGATGGGGATTCTTTGGCACCTGGCGGATGCGGGGTCGCAGATCATCATGGCGACCCATTCCCCTGTGCTGCTAGGAATTCCGGATGCCGCACTGCTTGAGGTCAGCGAGGACGGGATCCATCCGATCTGTTTTGAGGAGTGTGAAGCGGTGACTGCGCATCGCGAGTTCATTGCCAACCCGACCGCGACTGCGAATTTCCTGGTGCAATGA
- a CDS encoding heavy metal translocating P-type ATPase yields MTTPESTALQHIELGVTGMTCTSCSSRVQRKLNKVDGVDATVNYSTETATIDYDPGKTSPDELIEVVRQSGYDAYDMTPKPEMDAGNEASISDEARDNEAESLKRTIIWSALVAVPVMLVSMIPALQFTYWQWAVFAATTLVYFAAGSVFHRSALLNLRHGSFTMDTLVSLGTTAAYLWSIYALFFGGAGEPGMTMEMAILPEDTHMNEIYLETVCVVITFLLLGRWFEVKAKGQSSEALRSLLDMGAKDAAVLRDGKEVRVPIGQLAVGEQFVVRPGEKIATDGRVVSGHSAIDESMLTGESVPAEVAEGSLVTGATLNTSGRLVVEATRVGSDTTLAQMGQLVKDAQSGQAPVQRLVDRISQIFVPTVIAISLLALVGHLLAGHSTAHAFTAAVAVLIIACPCALGLATPTAILVGTGRGAQLGLLIKGPEVLESTREADTIVLDKTGTVTSGEMQVTDVVPASGWTAEAVHRLAAGVEAQSEHPIAQAIAAGVAAPEALGFENEPGVGAKALVDGTLVRVGRPQADLGSLRGAFEDAETAGGTAVAVEVDGEVAGVIAVRDTVKRDSAAAISRLRELGLTPHLLTGDNEGAALAVAREVGIDAADVTAGVMPSDKVDVVRGLQDKGHNVAMVGDGVNDAAALATADLGLAMGAGSDVAIEASDITLMRDSLGSAVDGIRLSRKTLQTIKGNLFWAFAYNVLLIPVAALGFLNPMLAGIAMAFSSVFVVTNSLRLRGFKAEFGG; encoded by the coding sequence ATGACCACACCCGAGAGCACAGCGCTCCAGCACATCGAGCTGGGCGTGACGGGTATGACCTGCACGTCCTGCTCGTCGCGTGTGCAGCGCAAACTGAACAAAGTTGACGGTGTCGATGCCACGGTGAACTACTCCACCGAGACCGCCACCATTGATTACGACCCGGGCAAGACATCCCCGGACGAACTGATCGAGGTCGTGCGCCAGTCCGGCTACGACGCGTACGACATGACGCCGAAGCCTGAGATGGACGCTGGCAACGAGGCGTCGATAAGCGATGAAGCTCGAGACAACGAAGCTGAAAGCTTGAAGCGAACCATAATTTGGTCGGCGCTGGTTGCTGTGCCGGTGATGCTGGTGTCGATGATTCCGGCGCTGCAGTTCACGTACTGGCAATGGGCGGTGTTCGCGGCAACGACTTTGGTGTATTTCGCGGCTGGGTCGGTGTTTCACCGTTCGGCGCTGCTGAATCTGCGCCACGGCAGCTTTACGATGGACACGCTGGTGTCGCTGGGCACGACCGCGGCGTACCTGTGGTCGATTTACGCGCTGTTTTTCGGCGGCGCCGGCGAGCCGGGCATGACCATGGAGATGGCGATCCTGCCCGAGGACACGCACATGAACGAGATCTACCTTGAGACAGTGTGCGTGGTGATCACGTTCCTGCTGCTCGGGCGTTGGTTTGAGGTGAAGGCGAAGGGGCAGAGCTCGGAGGCGCTGCGCTCGCTGCTGGACATGGGCGCAAAGGACGCGGCGGTGCTGCGCGACGGCAAAGAGGTGCGCGTGCCCATTGGGCAGCTGGCTGTGGGTGAGCAGTTCGTGGTGCGTCCAGGCGAGAAGATTGCCACAGACGGGCGCGTGGTGTCCGGGCACTCGGCGATCGACGAGTCGATGCTCACCGGCGAATCGGTGCCCGCCGAGGTGGCGGAGGGCTCGCTGGTCACCGGCGCGACGCTGAATACGTCGGGTCGCCTGGTGGTCGAGGCGACGCGCGTGGGTTCGGACACCACGCTGGCGCAGATGGGCCAACTGGTCAAGGACGCCCAGTCCGGTCAGGCTCCGGTGCAGCGGCTGGTGGACCGGATTTCGCAGATCTTCGTGCCGACGGTGATCGCAATTTCGCTGCTTGCGCTGGTGGGCCACCTGTTGGCCGGCCACAGCACGGCGCACGCGTTCACCGCGGCGGTGGCGGTGCTGATCATCGCCTGCCCGTGCGCGTTGGGTCTGGCCACGCCGACCGCGATTCTGGTGGGCACCGGTCGCGGCGCGCAGTTGGGGCTTCTGATCAAAGGCCCCGAAGTGCTCGAATCCACCCGCGAGGCTGACACGATCGTGCTAGACAAGACCGGCACCGTGACCAGCGGGGAGATGCAGGTGACCGATGTCGTGCCGGCTTCCGGCTGGACCGCTGAAGCGGTGCACCGTCTCGCCGCGGGCGTCGAGGCACAGTCGGAACACCCGATTGCCCAAGCCATCGCGGCGGGTGTCGCGGCACCCGAGGCTTTAGGTTTCGAAAACGAGCCAGGTGTTGGGGCCAAGGCGCTTGTCGACGGCACTTTGGTCCGCGTCGGCCGCCCCCAGGCGGATCTGGGTTCCCTGCGCGGCGCATTCGAGGACGCGGAGACCGCCGGCGGTACTGCCGTTGCCGTGGAGGTGGATGGCGAGGTGGCCGGCGTGATTGCGGTACGCGACACGGTGAAGCGCGATTCCGCTGCGGCCATCTCGCGGCTACGCGAGCTGGGGCTTACCCCGCACCTACTCACTGGCGATAACGAGGGCGCCGCACTGGCGGTCGCCCGCGAAGTGGGCATCGACGCCGCAGACGTGACGGCAGGTGTAATGCCGTCCGACAAGGTCGACGTTGTGCGCGGGTTGCAAGACAAGGGCCACAACGTTGCGATGGTCGGCGATGGCGTGAACGATGCCGCTGCCCTCGCGACCGCCGATCTCGGCCTTGCAATGGGTGCCGGTTCGGACGTTGCTATTGAGGCATCCGACATCACGCTCATGCGCGACTCGCTCGGCTCGGCGGTTGACGGTATCCGTCTGTCACGCAAGACGCTGCAGACTATCAAGGGCAACCTGTTCTGGGCCTTTGCCTACAACGTGCTGCTCATCCCGGTTGCCGCGCTCGGGTTCCTGAATCCGATGCTGGCCGGGATTGCGATGGCGTTCTCGTCTGTGTTCGTCGTCACAAACTCCCTCCGGTTGCGGGGCTTTAAGGCAGAATTTGGCGGGTGA
- a CDS encoding NYN domain-containing protein, whose protein sequence is MLERTLVFVDTSYLLASFYNSWEIGARAQLEIDLPEVVACLGTMITQQLNQPVHRQYWYDGIPDSGPHRYQRALRACAGVQLRTGQLIEWGERRTQKGVDTRLVADLVLNATREQFSDFVLVSGDADMIPGVQEAADMGVRVHLYGFGWDSMSSALRHACDTTTIIDPREDFTDAMQLQVLEGPLPPTIRERPLNDAEPVDQDQGPTAVPGYGPDPLRAPETGSDRASGDDAASQQMPRDLAPSQRNIDRAMHARPDDGDCGESESPAQQAADSASAHPSPATVAEAARRSEAAPITGTKPSDQRTHPPAEPESNEPTEAQVEANNETNQPGNQSLTNPETADRPKPGPKPAPKPSMMAPRRKLRSRYVPLPEEVWSSAGFQTPYDVGQQYATWWYENAATSEQRDKAHMLSGGGLPPEIDRPLLQFACETLHEYTLSETQRVNLRDGFHSGIRGVLINIQRG, encoded by the coding sequence ATGCTTGAACGAACACTGGTGTTCGTGGACACGTCGTACCTGCTCGCGAGTTTTTACAACTCGTGGGAGATCGGTGCCCGCGCACAGTTAGAAATTGACCTTCCCGAGGTGGTCGCTTGCCTTGGAACCATGATCACCCAACAACTCAACCAGCCTGTCCACAGACAGTATTGGTACGACGGTATCCCGGACTCCGGCCCACACCGTTACCAGCGGGCATTGCGCGCCTGCGCAGGCGTGCAGCTGCGTACCGGCCAGCTCATTGAGTGGGGCGAGCGACGCACCCAGAAAGGCGTGGACACACGCCTGGTCGCTGACCTGGTACTTAATGCAACGCGCGAGCAGTTCAGCGACTTCGTGCTGGTCTCCGGCGACGCCGACATGATTCCCGGCGTGCAGGAAGCCGCAGACATGGGCGTACGCGTCCACTTGTACGGATTCGGCTGGGACTCAATGTCCTCGGCATTGCGCCACGCCTGTGACACCACCACGATCATCGATCCGCGCGAAGACTTCACCGATGCGATGCAACTCCAGGTACTCGAGGGCCCGCTGCCGCCAACGATCCGGGAGCGCCCGCTGAACGACGCTGAGCCGGTGGACCAGGACCAAGGTCCGACTGCGGTTCCCGGGTACGGCCCGGACCCATTGCGAGCGCCCGAGACGGGTTCTGACCGAGCTAGTGGGGATGACGCGGCTAGTCAACAAATGCCGCGCGATCTCGCCCCGAGTCAGCGCAACATTGATCGCGCCATGCACGCAAGACCCGATGACGGCGATTGCGGCGAGTCAGAGTCGCCGGCACAACAGGCGGCGGACAGCGCTTCCGCTCACCCCTCCCCTGCCACCGTCGCTGAAGCCGCGCGTCGCTCCGAAGCTGCCCCGATTACCGGTACGAAGCCGTCGGATCAGCGCACGCATCCGCCGGCTGAGCCAGAGTCCAACGAACCCACCGAGGCGCAGGTTGAAGCGAACAATGAGACCAACCAGCCAGGCAACCAATCGCTGACCAACCCGGAAACGGCAGATCGACCCAAGCCGGGCCCCAAACCGGCACCCAAGCCGTCCATGATGGCCCCACGGAGGAAACTACGCTCGCGCTACGTTCCGCTGCCGGAAGAGGTCTGGAGCTCAGCCGGGTTTCAAACCCCCTACGACGTGGGGCAACAGTACGCCACGTGGTGGTACGAAAATGCCGCCACTTCGGAGCAGCGCGACAAAGCGCACATGCTTTCCGGTGGCGGCTTACCGCCGGAGATTGATCGCCCGCTGCTGCAGTTCGCCTGCGAAACGCTCCACGAATACACGCTGAGCGAAACTCAGCGGGTGAACCTGCGCGACGGATTCCACTCCGGCATCCGCGGAGTGCTTATCAACATCCAGCGTGGCTAA
- the trxA gene encoding thioredoxin, with the protein MSTVDVNENTFEQAVGADGIVMVDAWASWCGPCRQFAPVYEKVSEAHPDVTFAKLDTEANQGLAAALEIQAIPTLMAFRDGILVFRNAGSLPEAALEDLVQQVKGLDMDDVRRQVEAQQAGDDNDDEAVQ; encoded by the coding sequence TTGAGCACGGTTGACGTGAACGAAAACACCTTTGAGCAGGCAGTGGGTGCCGACGGCATCGTTATGGTCGACGCATGGGCATCCTGGTGCGGCCCCTGCCGCCAGTTTGCTCCGGTTTACGAGAAGGTCTCTGAGGCGCACCCTGACGTAACCTTTGCGAAGCTTGATACCGAGGCGAACCAGGGGCTCGCCGCGGCCCTGGAGATTCAGGCGATTCCGACACTGATGGCCTTCCGCGACGGCATCCTGGTGTTCCGCAACGCCGGTTCGCTACCGGAAGCCGCGCTGGAAGACTTGGTGCAGCAGGTGAAGGGCTTGGATATGGACGATGTCCGCCGCCAGGTCGAGGCACAGCAGGCCGGAGACGACAATGACGACGAAGCTGTGCAGTAA
- a CDS encoding transporter, protein MTKNYRITGPSTEAAVDSLIDEVTLIEGTHTVDVDTDRGVMTVMGEDFSSEEIAQAAKNAGFALAE, encoded by the coding sequence GTGACCAAGAACTACCGCATCACAGGTCCGTCGACCGAAGCCGCTGTCGATTCGCTCATCGACGAGGTCACGCTCATCGAAGGCACCCACACCGTCGATGTCGACACTGACCGCGGGGTCATGACCGTGATGGGCGAGGACTTCTCCAGCGAGGAAATCGCGCAGGCTGCGAAAAACGCAGGGTTCGCACTCGCCGAGTAG
- a CDS encoding MFS transporter — MTNPEQHLSAAAADGRALTRTERLDRLPVTPKHKRLLLGSGLGWALDAMDIGLVSFIIAALAVHWELGKSTTSWIASVGFIGMAIGASLAGLLADKIGRRQVFAATLLIYGIATGASALASSVGMLMVFRFIVGLGLGGELPVASTLVSEFSPRRVRGRMVVILEAFWAVGWILAAIIGTFVVAQSENGWRWGLALGAVPALYAIYVRMGLPESVRFLESKGRHEEAEQIVREFEAEADPSEYDKSTPPEETPIRGGIWGPDLRKRTAAFWIVWFCVSLSYYGAFTWIPSLLVGQGFTLVRSFSFTLIITLAQLPGYAVAAWLIEVWGRRMTLSVFLGGSAASALLYGMAAAEWQIIAAGCLLSFFNLGAWGALYAIGPELYPTHIRATGTGAGASFGRIGSILAPLIVPPVLAFGGNIAVFSVFAAAFAVACIAAFTLPEQKGVALA, encoded by the coding sequence GTGACAAACCCTGAGCAACACCTGTCAGCTGCCGCGGCCGATGGCCGCGCGCTGACCCGCACCGAGCGCCTCGACCGGCTGCCCGTAACACCTAAACACAAGCGCCTTCTCCTCGGATCCGGTCTCGGCTGGGCGCTGGACGCGATGGACATCGGCCTGGTGTCCTTCATCATCGCCGCACTTGCCGTCCACTGGGAGCTGGGCAAGTCCACGACCTCTTGGATCGCCTCCGTCGGCTTCATCGGCATGGCCATTGGCGCGTCTCTCGCAGGCCTGCTGGCGGACAAGATCGGCCGCCGCCAGGTGTTCGCGGCGACGCTACTGATCTACGGCATCGCCACCGGCGCTTCGGCGCTCGCCTCCTCCGTGGGCATGCTCATGGTGTTCCGCTTCATCGTGGGTCTCGGCCTCGGTGGCGAGCTGCCCGTGGCCTCCACGCTGGTCAGCGAGTTCTCACCCCGCCGCGTGCGCGGCCGAATGGTAGTCATCCTCGAGGCGTTCTGGGCCGTGGGATGGATCCTGGCCGCAATCATCGGCACCTTTGTTGTTGCGCAGAGCGAAAACGGCTGGCGCTGGGGTCTCGCGCTCGGCGCGGTGCCCGCGCTGTACGCGATCTACGTGCGCATGGGCCTTCCTGAGTCGGTGCGCTTCCTCGAATCCAAGGGTCGCCATGAGGAAGCCGAGCAGATTGTCCGCGAGTTCGAGGCGGAGGCCGACCCGTCCGAGTACGACAAGTCTACTCCGCCAGAGGAGACGCCAATCCGCGGCGGCATCTGGGGCCCCGACCTGCGCAAGCGCACCGCCGCGTTCTGGATCGTGTGGTTCTGCGTCTCGCTCTCCTACTACGGTGCCTTCACCTGGATCCCGTCGCTGCTGGTCGGCCAAGGTTTCACGCTCGTGCGCTCGTTCAGCTTCACGCTGATCATCACCTTGGCCCAGCTGCCGGGCTACGCCGTGGCTGCCTGGCTCATCGAGGTCTGGGGGCGCCGTATGACCCTGTCGGTCTTCCTCGGAGGCTCAGCAGCCTCCGCCCTGTTGTACGGAATGGCAGCGGCGGAGTGGCAGATCATCGCGGCCGGCTGCCTGCTGTCCTTCTTCAACCTTGGCGCGTGGGGCGCGCTTTACGCGATTGGCCCGGAACTATACCCCACCCACATCCGCGCCACCGGTACAGGCGCGGGCGCGTCCTTCGGCCGCATCGGATCGATTCTCGCGCCACTGATTGTTCCGCCGGTGCTCGCCTTCGGCGGCAACATCGCGGTGTTCAGCGTCTTCGCCGCCGCGTTCGCGGTGGCGTGCATCGCTGCTTTCACCCTGCCGGAGCAAAAGGGCGTCGCGCTGGCTTAA
- a CDS encoding PspA/IM30 family protein yields the protein MANPFSKGWKYLMANFEHQIDQNADPRVQIQQAVAAAKKNHQEISQHAASIVGNRNQLEMKLERLIKQQEDLQNKARTALQAADKATSSGDADKAQQFNATAEVLASQLVAVEQELAQTREAHTAADQAAREAVAQQQQSEARLQEQLSQVSQLESQLNQAQMQEQTTRTMDSINQFGGDDSVPTLDGVRDKIERRYADALGAQDIAKNSMSDRMAEIETAGTDVAASSRLEEIRASMAGELESGSTKVVSQGAIETGDDAEAAQAGQAAQQGSPDQNATLSEAEAYLSGDSKPASSQEAGSEANDAEVVDAQPVADEDNRSDRDNR from the coding sequence ATGGCGAATCCGTTTTCCAAGGGCTGGAAGTACCTCATGGCCAACTTCGAGCACCAGATCGATCAGAACGCTGACCCGAGGGTGCAGATCCAGCAGGCGGTCGCGGCTGCGAAGAAGAATCACCAGGAGATTTCCCAGCACGCTGCGTCGATTGTGGGTAACCGCAACCAGCTGGAGATGAAGTTGGAGCGCCTGATCAAGCAGCAGGAAGATCTACAGAACAAGGCCCGCACTGCGCTGCAGGCGGCCGATAAAGCGACGAGCTCGGGTGACGCGGACAAGGCGCAGCAGTTCAACGCGACCGCAGAGGTGCTCGCTTCCCAGCTCGTGGCTGTTGAGCAGGAACTGGCGCAGACTCGCGAGGCTCATACCGCGGCGGACCAGGCGGCACGCGAGGCAGTGGCCCAGCAGCAGCAGTCCGAGGCACGTCTGCAAGAGCAGCTGTCCCAGGTCAGCCAGCTCGAGTCCCAGCTGAACCAGGCACAGATGCAGGAGCAGACCACCCGTACGATGGACTCCATCAACCAGTTCGGTGGCGACGACAGTGTGCCGACCCTGGACGGAGTGCGTGACAAGATCGAGCGCCGCTACGCCGACGCTCTTGGCGCCCAGGACATTGCGAAGAACTCCATGAGCGACCGGATGGCGGAGATCGAGACGGCTGGCACCGACGTCGCAGCGTCCAGCCGTTTGGAGGAGATCCGTGCTTCAATGGCCGGTGAGCTGGAGTCTGGCTCTACCAAGGTGGTGTCCCAGGGTGCGATCGAGACCGGTGACGACGCGGAGGCGGCGCAGGCAGGCCAGGCCGCTCAGCAGGGCAGCCCGGATCAGAACGCGACGCTTTCTGAGGCGGAGGCGTACCTGTCCGGCGACAGCAAGCCAGCCAGCTCCCAGGAAGCGGGCTCCGAAGCTAACGATGCCGAGGTCGTAGACGCTCAGCCGGTGGCCGACGAAGACAATCGCTCCGACCGCGACAACCGCTAG
- a CDS encoding GntR family transcriptional regulator encodes MNSEAEPLFVQVARFVEDLVVDGTLQPGQQAPSMNQLAEFHEINPATARKGLSLLVDAGVLEKRRGLGMFVTDGARERIMKSRREAFAGEFIAPLIDEAVHLGYSRSDLHQLIDRVAESRGLYQ; translated from the coding sequence ATGAACAGTGAGGCTGAACCGCTGTTCGTCCAGGTCGCCCGATTCGTTGAAGACCTCGTCGTTGATGGCACCCTCCAGCCGGGTCAACAGGCACCCTCGATGAACCAGCTTGCGGAGTTCCACGAGATTAACCCGGCTACCGCGCGCAAGGGCTTGAGCCTTCTGGTCGACGCAGGCGTGCTGGAAAAGCGTCGTGGCCTGGGCATGTTTGTCACAGATGGGGCTCGGGAACGCATTATGAAGAGCCGTCGAGAAGCATTTGCCGGCGAATTCATTGCGCCGCTTATCGACGAAGCCGTGCACCTCGGCTACTCCCGCTCCGACCTCCACCAACTCATCGACCGCGTCGCAGAAAGCAGAGGACTGTACCAGTGA